The Streptococcus oralis region TGACTATAGTTTCCAGTAGAAGCCTGGATAGCCTGCCCCATATCTGAAAGGTCCTTCACAAAAATCAAATCGCCATTTTCTAACATCTTTCTCTCCTAGAAAAAAAGGAGCCGAAACCCCTTTAGCTATAAGGAAAACATCGTTTTCTCGTGTCAATTATCTCACAGACTATTACCCATTAAAGCTTTCTGTCAACTGAGGCACCACTTGTTTCTTACGTGAAACGGCACCTGGAAGGAAAGCGTGGTTGTTTTCAAGTTTGAAGTTAAAGGCTGCTTCCACCTTGTCCATGTTTGATCCAAGAGCCAAAATTTCTGAGTTTGAGTTGACAATGTCTGTAATCATCAAGACAAAGTCAGAGTATCCGTTTGCTGTATTGGCAGTTTGCATTGCAGCTTCAATTTCTGCTTGACGTTCCAAGACTTCAGCAATATCAACTGTGTTTACTTGGGCAACACGGACCTTATTTCCGTTGAGTTCAAAAGTCTTAGCATCGATGTCAATCAATTCTTCAGCAGATTTACTAGCCAAGTTTGTACCAGCTTTCAGCATAGCCAAACCGTACTCTTCCAAGTTGACACCAGCCAATTCAGCCAATTCAGGAGCAATGACTTTATCAGATGGGTGAGTTGTTGGTGATTTCAAAAGGAGGGTATCTGAAATCAAACCTGAAAGCATCAAACCTGCGATTTCTTTAGGAACAGCTACACCATGTTCTTTGAACATGCGGTAAACGATAGAAGACGCTGATCCAACTGGTTCCAAACGCATGTAAAGTGGACTTGCAGTTTCAAAATTAGCCACACGGTGGTGGTCCACAACACCGTAAACTTCTACTTCAGCGATATCTGATACAGATTGTTGGAATTCATTGTGGTCAGTCAAGATGACTTGCTCTGCACCTTCTGCTTTAGCAGATGTGATGACGCGTGGTGCTTCTACACCAAAATAGTTCAAAACGAAAGCTGTTTCTTCATTAGGAGTTCCAAGTGCTACTGCTTCTGTGTCTAATCCATAAGCCTCTTTTGCAAGATAGGCAAAGGCTACAGATGACCCGATGGCATCTGAGTCTGGATTTTGGTGACCAAATACTAGAATCTTAGACATGATAATACCTCTTTAAATTTATTCATCTTATTGTAGCACTTTTTTCCTCTTTTGACAAAAGTAAGAGGAGCCAAAAGACTCCTCCTTAGACATCAATATGGTTGACTAGATTTTTCTCTTGATTTTCAGATAAAAATCGTTCTTTCTGAGGACGTTTCTTTCGTTTGAGGAGAGCCTCGGCAGACATGGCTTCTTCCTTACTGGCAAAACCCTCTACATAGATGAGTTTGACTGGCAAGCGAGCTCGGGTATACTTGGCTCCCTTACCACTATTATGAACGGCAAGGCGCCTCTTCACATCCGTTGTATAGCCCGTATAGTAAGAACCGTCGCGACACTCCACCACATACATATAGGCCTTATGATCCATAGTAAATCTCTTGAATTTCTGGTGTATAAGAACCATCATCATTGTGAACGATGAGTGGTGGCAAGACCTTAAAGCCACTGGTCGATCCATCCTTGATAGCTTCGATTAAGAGCATATTAGCCTCCTTCTCACGTTTAGGATAGACAAATTGCAGGCGCTTGGGTGCCAAATTATGGCGTTGAAGCATGTCTAAGATATCCAAGAGCCGATCTGGACGATGAACCATGGCCAAACGGCCATTAGACTTGAGAATACTCTGAGCACTACGGCAAATTTCTTTTAGGTTAGTCGTAATTTCGTGTCTGGCCAGAAGGTAATGTTCACTCTCGTTCAGATTGGAATGCGGATCCACCTTAAAATAAGGCGGATTGCACAAAATCATATCCACCTTACTTCCCTGAATGTGGGCAGGCATATTTTTCAAATCATCACAGATGACCTGCATCTGCTCTTCCAAGCCATTCAACTGAACCGAACGCTCTGCCATATCCGCCAAGCGCTCCTGAATCTCTACAGATATTATCCGCGCCTGAGTACGTGAACTAGCAAAAAGTCCCACTGCACCATTTCCAGCACAAAAGTCCACAATTAAACCCCGTTTAGGGAAGCGAGGAAAGCGTGATAAAAGAACACTATCCACCGAATAGCTAAACACCTCTCTATTTTGAATGATCTTGATATCTGTCGAAAAGAGCTGATTGATTCGCTCTCCTGATTTTAATAATTGTTCTTCTTTCATATTTTCATTATAACAAATTATGTTAATATTACAAATGATTTAGATAATCGTATTTATGGCTTCTTCTTTAAATGCTCTAATGCCTCACGCGTCCAAACAGGCATCATTCGTCCAAGTGGTTCAAAACCGTGCTTGATCCG contains the following coding sequences:
- a CDS encoding manganese-dependent inorganic pyrophosphatase encodes the protein MSKILVFGHQNPDSDAIGSSVAFAYLAKEAYGLDTEAVALGTPNEETAFVLNYFGVEAPRVITSAKAEGAEQVILTDHNEFQQSVSDIAEVEVYGVVDHHRVANFETASPLYMRLEPVGSASSIVYRMFKEHGVAVPKEIAGLMLSGLISDTLLLKSPTTHPSDKVIAPELAELAGVNLEEYGLAMLKAGTNLASKSAEELIDIDAKTFELNGNKVRVAQVNTVDIAEVLERQAEIEAAMQTANTANGYSDFVLMITDIVNSNSEILALGSNMDKVEAAFNFKLENNHAFLPGAVSRKKQVVPQLTESFNG
- a CDS encoding GIY-YIG nuclease family protein, with product MDHKAYMYVVECRDGSYYTGYTTDVKRRLAVHNSGKGAKYTRARLPVKLIYVEGFASKEEAMSAEALLKRKKRPQKERFLSENQEKNLVNHIDV
- a CDS encoding tRNA1(Val) (adenine(37)-N6)-methyltransferase yields the protein MKEEQLLKSGERINQLFSTDIKIIQNREVFSYSVDSVLLSRFPRFPKRGLIVDFCAGNGAVGLFASSRTQARIISVEIQERLADMAERSVQLNGLEEQMQVICDDLKNMPAHIQGSKVDMILCNPPYFKVDPHSNLNESEHYLLARHEITTNLKEICRSAQSILKSNGRLAMVHRPDRLLDILDMLQRHNLAPKRLQFVYPKREKEANMLLIEAIKDGSTSGFKVLPPLIVHNDDGSYTPEIQEIYYGS